The following are encoded together in the Anaerostipes caccae L1-92 genome:
- a CDS encoding shikimate kinase, with the protein MTSQKGNNYILIGMPGAGKSTIGVLLAKALGAEFIDTDLVIQQKTGKLLRDIISQEGNEAFKKIEEEVNASVEAENSVIAPGGSAIYSPKAMEHFRNIGTVIYLKLDYETVAERLGDLAARGVVLDNGQTLSDLYRERIPLYEKYADITVDADDLKIGEALEKVLENLM; encoded by the coding sequence ATGACAAGCCAAAAAGGAAATAACTATATTTTAATTGGAATGCCCGGGGCCGGCAAGAGTACCATCGGAGTTCTGCTCGCCAAGGCATTGGGAGCCGAGTTTATTGATACGGATCTGGTGATCCAGCAGAAGACCGGAAAGCTTTTGAGAGATATCATAAGCCAGGAAGGAAACGAAGCATTTAAAAAGATTGAGGAGGAGGTCAACGCATCTGTCGAAGCCGAAAACTCTGTGATCGCACCGGGGGGAAGCGCCATTTACAGCCCGAAAGCGATGGAACATTTTAGAAATATTGGTACAGTCATCTATCTGAAGCTTGATTATGAAACGGTTGCCGAACGCCTTGGCGACCTTGCGGCAAGGGGTGTGGTGCTGGATAACGGGCAGACACTCAGTGACTTATACCGGGAAAGAATACCTCTCTATGAAAAATATGCAGACATCACGGTAGATGCCGATGATTTAAAGATCGGGGAAGCCTTAGAAAAAGTGTTGGAAAACTTAATGTAG
- a CDS encoding flavin reductase family protein, whose translation MSKISWKPGNMIYPLPAVMVSCGAEGESDNIITVAWTGTICTNPPMTYISLRPQRHSYHMIEKSGEFVINLTTAELAKATDFCGVRSGRDLDKFKETGLTGEHGTLSHAPYIKESPVNIECRVEKITPLGSHHMFTARVVNILADDTYMEENGRFALEKTNPLIYSHGGYFETGRQIGSFGYSVKKKKRKKRNDKPKRK comes from the coding sequence ATGTCAAAGATATCCTGGAAACCGGGCAATATGATATATCCCCTGCCGGCGGTGATGGTAAGCTGCGGTGCGGAGGGAGAATCTGACAACATCATTACTGTGGCATGGACGGGTACGATCTGTACAAATCCGCCGATGACCTATATTTCACTGAGACCCCAGAGACATTCCTATCATATGATCGAAAAGAGCGGTGAGTTTGTCATCAACCTGACCACGGCAGAACTTGCCAAAGCGACAGACTTCTGCGGCGTGCGCTCCGGAAGGGACCTGGATAAGTTTAAAGAGACGGGACTCACGGGGGAACACGGTACACTATCCCATGCGCCGTATATCAAGGAGAGTCCTGTGAATATTGAATGCCGGGTAGAAAAGATCACTCCTCTGGGCTCTCATCATATGTTTACGGCCAGAGTTGTAAACATTCTCGCAGATGATACTTATATGGAAGAAAACGGACGGTTTGCCCTCGAAAAGACCAATCCCCTAATCTATTCACACGGAGGATATTTTGAGACGGGCAGACAGATCGGAAGTTTTGGATACTCCGTAAAGAAGAAAAAAAGGAAGAAAAGAAATGACAAGCCAAAAAGGAAATAA
- a CDS encoding HIT family protein produces the protein MKKQDCIFCRIISGEIPSTTIYENSKFKVIMDIAPANKGHVLILPKEHYDNIYDIDTATAGELFELAAMTARALKSVLDCDGMNILQNNGTVAGQTVFHFHMHIIPRYEGDTVNIGWKELSYEDGEMEQLREAIRKEM, from the coding sequence ATGAAAAAACAGGATTGTATATTTTGCAGGATAATCAGCGGAGAGATTCCGTCAACAACCATTTATGAAAATTCAAAATTTAAGGTAATCATGGATATCGCTCCGGCCAACAAGGGGCATGTACTCATATTGCCGAAAGAACACTATGATAATATTTACGATATAGATACGGCCACAGCCGGAGAACTGTTTGAACTTGCAGCTATGACTGCGAGGGCTTTAAAGTCAGTACTTGACTGCGACGGAATGAATATTTTACAGAACAACGGAACAGTAGCTGGTCAGACCGTCTTTCATTTTCATATGCACATCATCCCAAGATACGAGGGCGATACCGTAAATATCGGATGGAAAGAACTGAGCTATGAAGACGGAGAGATGGAACAGCTCAGGGAAGCCATACGGAAGGAAATGTAA
- the recR gene encoding recombination mediator RecR produces the protein MDYYSSQITKLIEELGKLPGIGPKSAGRLAFHIINMPLDQVKHLAESILDAKENVHYCKECCTLTDQDICPICSSSKRDHSTIMVVESTRDLMAYEKTGKYEGIYHVLHGAISPMLGIGPSDIRLKELMARLQGDVNELIIATNSSLEGETTAMYISKLVKPTGIKVSKIASGVPVGGDLEYIDEVTLLRALEGRTEL, from the coding sequence ATGGATTATTACAGCAGTCAGATCACGAAGTTGATTGAAGAATTGGGAAAGCTTCCGGGAATCGGCCCCAAGTCGGCCGGAAGGCTTGCCTTTCACATTATAAATATGCCGCTGGACCAGGTGAAGCATTTAGCTGAGAGCATTCTGGATGCAAAGGAAAATGTCCACTACTGTAAAGAGTGCTGTACCCTGACGGATCAGGACATCTGTCCAATTTGTTCCAGCAGCAAGCGTGATCACAGTACCATTATGGTGGTGGAGAGCACCAGGGATCTGATGGCCTATGAGAAAACAGGAAAATACGAGGGCATTTACCATGTTCTGCACGGAGCAATATCTCCGATGCTTGGGATCGGACCTTCTGACATCCGGCTGAAAGAGTTGATGGCCAGACTTCAGGGTGATGTGAACGAGCTGATCATTGCTACCAACTCAAGCCTGGAAGGAGAGACCACGGCAATGTATATAAGCAAACTTGTGAAGCCGACAGGCATCAAAGTCAGCAAAATTGCCAGCGGAGTTCCGGTGGGCGGAGATTTGGAATATATTGATGAGGTTACCCTTCTTCGGGCACTGGAAGGAAGAACTGAATTATGA
- a CDS encoding YbaB/EbfC family nucleoid-associated protein, whose translation MAKRGGFPGMGGNMNNLMKQAQKMQKQMEETTKQLEETEYEATAGGGVVKVVVSGKKEVVSVSLDEEVVDPDDIEMLEDLIVAATNEALRKMEEDSQSKMGKITGGLGGGMGGGFPF comes from the coding sequence ATGGCAAAAAGAGGCGGATTTCCGGGTATGGGCGGAAATATGAACAACTTGATGAAACAGGCGCAGAAGATGCAGAAGCAGATGGAAGAAACAACAAAACAATTAGAAGAGACTGAATATGAAGCCACAGCCGGAGGCGGAGTTGTAAAGGTTGTTGTTTCAGGCAAAAAAGAAGTGGTATCCGTAAGTCTGGATGAGGAAGTAGTTGATCCGGATGATATTGAGATGCTGGAGGACCTGATCGTTGCAGCCACCAATGAAGCGCTCCGCAAGATGGAAGAAGATTCACAGAGCAAAATGGGGAAAATCACCGGAGGTCTCGGAGGAGGCATGGGAGGCGGATTTCCTTTCTAA
- the dnaX gene encoding DNA polymerase III subunit gamma/tau, whose product MSYMALYRKFRPSAFDEVKGQDHIVTTLKNQLEAGRIGHAYLFCGTRGTGKTSVAKLLAKAVNCEHPEDGNPCGVCESCREIQEGSSMNVMEIDAASNNGVDNIRDIKEQVQYSPASGKYKVFIIDEVHMLSMGAFNALLKTLEEPPEYVIFILATTEVHKIPITILSRCQRYDFHRITADVIADRLMELMSEEHVEAEEKALRYVARMADGSMRDALSLLDQCIAFYLGKKLTYENVLEVLGTVDISVYARLLDSILANDVTEVIGIVGKVVEQGRELSQFITDFIWYLRNLLLAGKGDASMEALEVSAEQLSLMQEKTAQVEEETVIRYIRILSDLLNQIRFSTSKRVLAEVALIKMCRPQMETDLSSVLERMRMLEASLEQIKTQGIAAVPQTAAEEPVQKQKEPEKTTEQILEERLPKARARELKEIIKHWKQVKLAQPPMIRNLLSKGILTADESTEVLRLMFKPEGSMNMGKDYFQRHPEKIEALEEELAERSGFQVKIEIGELESEKNDDTINLDCIHMDVTIEE is encoded by the coding sequence ATGTCATATATGGCTTTATACCGAAAGTTCCGGCCGTCGGCCTTTGATGAGGTCAAGGGGCAGGATCATATCGTCACGACGCTGAAGAACCAGCTGGAAGCCGGGCGTATCGGCCATGCCTATCTGTTCTGCGGAACCAGGGGAACCGGAAAGACGTCGGTCGCAAAGCTGCTCGCCAAAGCAGTGAACTGTGAGCACCCGGAGGACGGAAATCCCTGCGGAGTCTGCGAAAGCTGCAGGGAGATTCAGGAAGGCAGTTCTATGAACGTTATGGAGATTGACGCAGCGTCAAACAACGGTGTCGACAATATCCGGGATATCAAAGAACAGGTGCAGTATTCTCCGGCTTCAGGAAAATATAAAGTGTTTATTATCGACGAGGTGCATATGCTTTCCATGGGGGCATTTAATGCCCTGTTAAAGACTTTGGAAGAGCCGCCGGAATATGTGATCTTTATTCTGGCCACCACAGAGGTACACAAGATACCCATAACGATCCTTTCCCGATGCCAGAGATATGATTTTCACCGGATCACAGCAGATGTTATTGCGGACCGGCTCATGGAACTGATGTCGGAGGAACACGTGGAGGCAGAAGAAAAGGCGCTGAGATATGTAGCCAGAATGGCGGACGGTTCCATGCGCGATGCTCTGAGTCTTTTGGATCAATGCATTGCATTTTATCTCGGGAAAAAACTGACCTATGAAAATGTGCTTGAAGTGTTGGGAACCGTGGATATCAGTGTCTATGCAAGGCTTCTGGACAGCATCCTTGCAAATGATGTGACGGAGGTTATCGGGATCGTCGGAAAGGTTGTGGAGCAGGGAAGAGAACTATCCCAGTTCATCACGGATTTCATCTGGTATTTGAGAAATCTTCTGCTGGCAGGCAAGGGTGATGCATCCATGGAAGCTCTGGAAGTTTCTGCGGAGCAGCTCAGTCTGATGCAGGAAAAGACAGCACAGGTGGAAGAAGAGACTGTGATCCGGTATATCCGCATACTGTCGGATCTGCTGAATCAGATCCGGTTTTCCACATCGAAAAGAGTGCTGGCAGAGGTGGCATTGATCAAGATGTGCCGGCCGCAGATGGAGACGGATCTGTCCAGTGTACTGGAGCGGATGCGTATGCTGGAGGCTTCGCTTGAACAGATAAAAACTCAGGGAATTGCCGCGGTACCCCAGACTGCCGCAGAAGAACCTGTTCAGAAGCAGAAGGAACCGGAAAAGACAACGGAGCAGATACTGGAAGAGAGGCTTCCGAAAGCCAGAGCCCGGGAACTCAAGGAGATCATCAAGCACTGGAAGCAGGTGAAGCTTGCACAGCCGCCGATGATCAGGAATCTCCTTTCGAAGGGAATTCTGACTGCGGATGAATCGACAGAAGTTCTGAGACTTATGTTCAAGCCGGAAGGCAGTATGAACATGGGGAAGGATTACTTTCAGAGGCATCCCGAGAAGATAGAGGCACTGGAAGAGGAACTGGCCGAGAGATCAGGGTTCCAGGTAAAGATAGAGATCGGTGAACTGGAATCTGAGAAAAATGATGACACCATTAATCTGGATTGTATTCACATGGATGTGACAATAGAAGAATAA
- a CDS encoding sensor histidine kinase, whose product MKNQNTLTTFSHELKNSLTLIYSQIQYIEQTHPELSQDVYWSGMKADFSSVFDMVRQMLSPVSDASATLEPVDLNALLEEIRCSWSLRLNECKIRFSVQTEDSSPYYVKGSKTKYLQIFNNLISNGVNAICRKKEASREPLISVHLSREGDFIVCSLSDTGIGMTKEQQSRAFYRGVSFVPKGNGIGLSVVSEIARELDISIHMDSALNQGTTFTLIFPCLADTAR is encoded by the coding sequence ATGAAGAATCAAAATACACTGACAACATTTTCTCATGAATTAAAAAACTCTCTGACTTTAATTTACAGTCAGATTCAGTACATAGAGCAGACACACCCGGAGCTCTCACAGGACGTTTACTGGTCCGGCATGAAAGCTGATTTCTCCTCTGTCTTTGACATGGTCCGCCAAATGCTTTCCCCGGTATCCGATGCCTCAGCCACACTGGAGCCCGTGGACTTAAACGCACTCCTGGAAGAAATCAGATGTTCATGGAGTTTAAGGCTGAACGAGTGCAAAATCCGCTTTTCTGTCCAGACAGAGGATTCCTCTCCCTATTATGTCAAGGGATCCAAGACTAAATACCTTCAAATCTTCAACAACTTAATTTCCAATGGTGTCAACGCAATCTGCAGAAAAAAAGAGGCCTCAAGAGAGCCTCTGATTTCTGTCCATTTAAGCCGGGAAGGAGATTTTATTGTCTGCAGTCTTTCCGACACCGGAATCGGCATGACAAAAGAACAGCAGTCCCGCGCCTTTTACCGCGGTGTCTCTTTTGTGCCCAAAGGAAACGGTATCGGCCTATCCGTAGTCAGTGAAATTGCCAGGGAACTGGACATCTCTATCCACATGGATTCGGCCTTAAATCAGGGCACTACCTTCACCCTCATTTTCCCCTGTCTTGCCGATACAGCAAGATAG
- a CDS encoding rhomboid family intramembrane serine protease, whose protein sequence is MYQRILNLLNIRGYQKEMTPLGPCYVKEDWGRKKGVFIAYEHKPDGSLYTTEETGSLNEELKQYIGPKASVLVLILSEQGRSTWTDPDRAFEELYDPVCMILSASDSKDRSSAPPEEFRFRKLKDYQATAVILTINIFMYLWSAASTEILNWGALTWMHAFKQGELYRLVTSNFLHNGFDHLFNNMIVFVLIGSRLEPIFGRARYVALYMGAGLCGSIVSAVYYMNMGEMVASVGASGAIFGLIGAMLWILIKNRGYQKEFYGGGVALMIAGSLYHGFSTMGVDNAAHIGGCIGGFLLAILLYRQDRGK, encoded by the coding sequence ATGTACCAGAGAATATTAAATTTACTGAATATCAGAGGATACCAAAAAGAAATGACTCCTTTGGGCCCGTGTTATGTAAAAGAAGATTGGGGAAGGAAAAAAGGAGTATTTATTGCCTATGAACACAAACCGGACGGAAGCCTTTATACTACAGAGGAGACCGGATCGCTGAATGAGGAACTGAAGCAGTATATTGGACCGAAGGCATCGGTTCTTGTACTGATTCTTTCAGAACAGGGCAGATCCACATGGACGGATCCTGACAGGGCTTTTGAGGAATTATATGATCCTGTCTGTATGATCCTTTCAGCCTCAGACAGCAAAGACCGGTCATCGGCTCCGCCAGAAGAGTTCCGCTTCAGAAAACTGAAAGATTACCAGGCTACGGCTGTTATACTGACGATCAATATTTTCATGTATCTGTGGTCTGCTGCCAGCACAGAGATCCTTAATTGGGGAGCGCTCACATGGATGCATGCATTCAAACAGGGGGAGCTTTACCGTTTGGTTACGAGCAACTTCCTGCACAATGGATTTGATCATCTGTTTAACAATATGATCGTCTTTGTTTTGATTGGCAGCAGACTGGAACCGATCTTCGGCAGGGCCAGATATGTAGCCTTATATATGGGAGCCGGGCTGTGCGGAAGTATCGTCTCCGCTGTGTACTATATGAATATGGGAGAAATGGTGGCATCTGTCGGTGCATCGGGAGCTATTTTCGGACTTATTGGTGCAATGCTTTGGATCTTGATTAAAAACAGGGGTTATCAAAAAGAATTTTACGGAGGAGGAGTCGCGCTTATGATCGCGGGAAGCCTGTATCATGGCTTTTCTACCATGGGAGTTGACAATGCAGCCCATATCGGGGGCTGCATCGGGGGATTTCTTTTGGCTATCTTGCTGTATCGGCAAGACAGGGGAAAATGA
- a CDS encoding DUF6382 domain-containing protein — MNEQWVREGFEHYYVVPKTDGEVYEEQVLLSHMITGLLPCELRRTEDEEAYYFHLVSADLYIDQIGKLDARNFFMDLITVIEKAEEHLLNPDHFILTPRHVYVFDGKPALCYVPGNGSDITEQLREFVQSCIDRLDYRNRSQVTFFYELHNRLRKSPVSLDGLKQFITPEPVMNEMEQELPGTKEFMQEESFKRKRKKNSRMQVCSAMLYIPLLFSAAYFAARAWNEGMTYPNLRGIVIGGFLIALNTGCLWAGVKNSRKTIEKPEKAEEQPADETVLMCDETALLVWEKGPVLRLLGAEHTEVELNSAEFTAGRQEEGVDLFLPQPGVSRRHFQIVTEGGGYILRDLGSKNGTFLNGEKVWKETELKSGDIIKAGTEEFEFMV, encoded by the coding sequence TTGAATGAACAGTGGGTCCGGGAAGGATTTGAACATTATTATGTTGTGCCTAAAACAGACGGAGAAGTATATGAAGAACAAGTCCTTCTGTCACATATGATCACAGGGCTCCTTCCCTGTGAACTGCGGAGAACGGAAGATGAAGAGGCCTATTATTTTCATCTTGTTTCGGCTGATTTATATATTGACCAGATTGGAAAACTGGATGCCAGGAATTTTTTCATGGATCTGATCACGGTGATAGAAAAAGCGGAGGAGCACCTGCTGAATCCGGATCATTTTATTTTGACACCGAGGCATGTGTATGTTTTCGACGGAAAGCCGGCTCTCTGTTATGTGCCGGGAAACGGATCAGACATTACAGAGCAGCTCAGAGAGTTTGTACAGTCCTGTATTGACCGGCTGGATTATAGAAACCGGAGCCAGGTCACATTTTTTTATGAACTGCACAACAGGCTGAGAAAATCCCCTGTGTCACTGGACGGGCTGAAACAATTTATAACCCCTGAACCGGTAATGAATGAGATGGAACAGGAGCTTCCGGGGACAAAAGAATTTATGCAGGAAGAATCCTTTAAGCGCAAGAGAAAGAAAAACAGCAGGATGCAGGTCTGTTCGGCTATGCTGTATATTCCGCTTCTGTTTTCTGCCGCCTATTTTGCGGCCAGAGCATGGAATGAGGGAATGACCTATCCAAATCTCAGAGGGATTGTGATCGGAGGATTCCTGATTGCGCTAAATACGGGATGTCTGTGGGCGGGAGTAAAAAACAGCAGAAAAACCATAGAGAAACCGGAAAAGGCTGAGGAGCAGCCTGCGGATGAGACTGTACTAATGTGTGATGAAACCGCGCTCTTAGTCTGGGAGAAAGGGCCTGTTTTGAGACTTTTGGGAGCGGAACATACGGAAGTAGAATTAAACAGCGCTGAGTTTACTGCAGGGAGGCAGGAAGAAGGGGTTGATCTCTTCCTTCCCCAGCCCGGGGTGAGCCGGAGGCACTTTCAAATAGTGACAGAGGGCGGGGGATACATACTCAGGGATCTGGGATCGAAAAACGGAACATTTTTAAATGGTGAAAAAGTGTGGAAGGAAACAGAATTAAAGAGCGGAGATATAATAAAAGCAGGTACAGAAGAATTTGAATTTATGGTATAA
- a CDS encoding TadE family protein, whose protein sequence is MFLDCKRKHFSKPTANNIKISTEYRRSKRTSLLSSSGGSMTLEASLLIPVFIFLFLALASVGETLWIHGQVYHGITEAAREEAVYEYMLVKKNIPSLRTVLLKQKFLSAVDQKKLNHSSLAGGVQGVLFTGSRFQENLEAYEIRARYRIVYRLPFLPPFTGNYEQKIRQKAMTGYAEGQKGADGGEVYITPYESVYHKDINCTHLSLSIVSDSDVQKYIDGKTRYRECERCTKYHKGKISILFIAKEGDAYHTDLGCSGLKRTVSKKKISEAEGMKPCERCGR, encoded by the coding sequence ATGTTCTTGGATTGTAAAAGAAAACATTTCTCCAAGCCAACAGCCAACAATATAAAAATATCAACTGAATACAGACGATCCAAAAGGACATCTCTGCTCTCCTCCTCCGGCGGAAGCATGACGCTGGAGGCCAGCCTTCTGATTCCGGTTTTTATATTCTTATTCCTGGCGCTGGCCTCGGTCGGTGAAACCTTATGGATTCACGGACAGGTATATCACGGAATTACAGAGGCTGCAAGGGAGGAAGCGGTATATGAGTATATGCTGGTCAAAAAGAACATCCCTTCTTTGAGAACCGTGCTGCTGAAACAGAAGTTTCTTTCAGCTGTGGACCAAAAGAAGCTGAATCATTCCTCCCTTGCGGGAGGTGTGCAGGGCGTTTTGTTTACAGGGTCACGGTTTCAGGAAAACCTCGAAGCCTATGAGATCAGGGCACGCTATCGGATCGTATACCGTCTTCCGTTTCTTCCGCCGTTTACAGGAAACTACGAGCAGAAGATCAGACAAAAAGCGATGACCGGGTATGCAGAGGGACAGAAAGGAGCTGACGGCGGGGAAGTATATATAACACCCTATGAGAGTGTATACCACAAAGACATAAATTGTACGCATCTTTCTCTGTCCATTGTTTCTGATTCAGATGTGCAGAAATATATAGACGGAAAAACCAGATACCGGGAATGTGAACGCTGCACAAAATACCATAAAGGGAAGATATCCATCTTATTTATCGCGAAAGAGGGAGATGCATATCACACGGATTTAGGATGCAGCGGTTTAAAGAGAACAGTCAGTAAGAAAAAGATAAGTGAGGCAGAGGGGATGAAGCCATGCGAAAGATGCGGGAGATAG
- a CDS encoding DUF5702 domain-containing protein, whose amino-acid sequence MKTNTKGSVTVYASLMFLIVLLLLSMCLEGAYLYLGKGKAQGAYMAALAGARGNYQKELEQQYHLFGLDVRYGKQLDGKLAETLKYNLTESRDPFSFYPGSVKTSHKVSLADKRGEILREQIGEFMKYELGKDGIRLLKENVLKMPGEEDASRVREVINESDRKAKEEEEAEVSEKKKEKPVKAKDPRKGLVRILREGIVTVVLGKEAEVSEQNVPIIYGHRDTKKEKNPDFYQAESVSQSLKGRGQDASSSGIKAELMGTAYGVKYFRNYTSKEKKKGLQYETEYLIAGKESEKENLGSVFSKILLMRFLPNLIYVQGDTVKQGQAEALAASILGITGIVPAVKLAKHLLLAALAYGESILDLRNLSEGKQVPLWKSKDTWQMEFAGLSSLTGRRKSVKKGLSYKDYLQVLLFLQTEKQEKYLRMMDVIEDNIKRKVRGFSLKDCYVSFEAETIMSLHPFRFGGVRLPVTGRYQWSMIEVSQY is encoded by the coding sequence ATGAAAACAAATACGAAGGGCAGTGTGACCGTATATGCAAGTCTTATGTTTCTCATAGTCTTGCTGCTGCTGAGCATGTGTCTGGAGGGGGCCTATCTCTATCTGGGCAAAGGGAAGGCCCAGGGAGCTTATATGGCTGCCCTCGCAGGTGCCAGGGGAAATTATCAAAAAGAGCTGGAGCAGCAATATCATCTGTTTGGACTGGATGTGCGGTATGGAAAACAGCTGGACGGGAAACTTGCGGAGACGTTGAAATACAATCTGACAGAGAGCAGAGATCCGTTTTCTTTTTATCCCGGTTCTGTGAAGACTTCTCATAAAGTTTCGCTGGCAGACAAAAGAGGTGAGATCCTGAGAGAACAGATAGGAGAATTCATGAAATATGAACTCGGAAAAGACGGTATCAGGCTGCTGAAAGAAAATGTGTTAAAGATGCCGGGAGAAGAGGACGCTTCCCGGGTAAGGGAGGTCATCAATGAGTCGGACAGAAAAGCCAAAGAAGAGGAAGAAGCGGAGGTGTCAGAAAAAAAGAAAGAAAAGCCGGTGAAAGCAAAAGATCCAAGAAAAGGTCTGGTCAGGATTTTGAGGGAGGGCATCGTGACTGTTGTCTTGGGAAAAGAGGCCGAAGTATCCGAGCAAAATGTACCGATCATCTACGGACACAGGGATACAAAGAAAGAAAAGAATCCTGATTTTTATCAGGCGGAATCCGTAAGTCAGTCTTTAAAAGGCCGGGGGCAGGATGCATCTTCATCTGGCATAAAAGCAGAACTTATGGGAACAGCCTACGGGGTAAAATATTTCAGGAACTATACATCCAAAGAAAAGAAGAAGGGGCTGCAGTACGAGACAGAATACCTGATTGCCGGAAAGGAGTCGGAAAAAGAAAATCTCGGTTCGGTGTTTTCCAAGATTCTCTTAATGAGATTCCTGCCAAATTTGATTTATGTTCAGGGCGATACTGTAAAACAGGGACAGGCAGAGGCGCTTGCGGCCTCAATTCTTGGAATTACGGGAATTGTACCTGCTGTCAAGCTGGCAAAGCATCTGCTGCTTGCAGCGCTGGCCTATGGAGAATCAATTCTTGACCTGAGGAATCTTTCAGAAGGAAAACAGGTGCCTCTGTGGAAATCCAAAGACACATGGCAGATGGAATTCGCGGGTCTTTCCTCACTCACCGGCAGAAGAAAGTCTGTAAAGAAAGGACTGTCTTATAAAGATTATCTTCAGGTATTATTATTCCTTCAGACTGAAAAACAGGAAAAATATCTGCGGATGATGGATGTGATCGAGGACAATATAAAGAGGAAAGTCCGCGGGTTTTCTCTGAAGGATTGTTATGTTTCCTTTGAGGCAGAGACAATCATGAGTCTGCATCCGTTCAGATTCGGGGGAGTCAGACTGCCGGTCACAGGGCGGTATCAATGGTCAATGATAGAAGTATCACAATATTAA
- a CDS encoding Flp1 family type IVb pilin codes for MKEFMKDESGMGVVEVILIIVVLIGLVIIFQTQIKRVVQNIFKTITSKTGQVQ; via the coding sequence ATGAAGGAGTTTATGAAAGATGAGAGCGGCATGGGTGTGGTAGAAGTGATTTTGATCATTGTCGTCCTTATAGGACTTGTAATTATTTTCCAAACACAGATTAAGAGAGTGGTGCAGAACATTTTTAAGACGATCACATCCAAGACGGGCCAGGTTCAATGA